In Mus caroli chromosome 9, CAROLI_EIJ_v1.1, whole genome shotgun sequence, a single window of DNA contains:
- the Rpusd4 gene encoding mitochondrial RNA pseudouridine synthase RPUSD4: protein MAAPCLGTPGVQLLSMSSRPGRLFTPGSWSFCSSATSSRPLNAQRLAEKLRAQKQEQKAKEVRVPTNPVQRRVQELVRFTQQLQRVHPNVLAKELSRRILHQDNNLVVINKPYGLPVHGGPGVQLCISDVLPILAKMLHGHKAEPLHLCHRLDKETTGVMVLAWEKDMAHQVQELFRTRQVEKKYWAITVRVPLPSAGVVDIPIKEKEVQGHQQHHKMTLSPSYHLDNGKMVKVRASRDAHVAVTQYQVLSSTSSSALVELQPVTGVKHQLRVHLSFGLDCPILGDHKYSDWNRLAPQKLSAGTLKKLGLQQSKARYIPLHLHARQLILPALGSRTEELLLTCKLPHFFARSLLRLGLDMPNQDQSRGNEARHVEAQ, encoded by the exons ATGGCCGCGCCCTGCTTGGGTACGCCTGGTGTCCAGCTTTTGAGTATGAGTTCGCGTCCCGGGAGATTGTTCACTCCCGGCTCCTGGTCGTTTTGTTCCAGCGCTACTTCCTCTAGGCCCCTGAATGCTCAGAGATTGGCAGAGAAGCTCCGAGCCCAGAAACAAGAGCAAAAGGCAAAGGAAGTGCGG gtGCCTACAAACCCCGTTCAGCGGAGGGTGCAGGAACTAGTGCGATTCACACAGCAGCTGCAGCGAGTTCACCCCAATGTACTTGCTAAGGAACTGAGCCGAAGGATTCTCCACCAGGACAACAACCTCGTGGTCATTAATAAACCCTATGGTCTCCCTGTCCATG GTGGCCCTGGAGTCCAGCTCTGCATCAGTGATGTACTGCCTATCTTGGCAAAGATGCTTCATGGCCACAAGGCAGAACCTTTGCATCTGTGCCACCGTCTGGACAAAGAAACCACAGGTGTAATGGTTTTGGCTTGGGAGAAGGACATGGCACATCAAGTCCAGGAGCTATTTAGAACCCGCCAGGTGGAAAAGAAGTACTG GGCCATCACAGTGCGTGTTCCCTTGCCCTCGGCAGGAGTCGTGGATATCCCCATCAAGGAGAAAGAAGTGCAGGGGCATCAGCAACACCACAAG ATGACGCTGTCCCCAAGTTACCATCTGGACAATGGGAAAATGGTAAAGGTACGGGCCAGCCGCGATGCGCACGTTGCCGTAACGCAGTACCAGGTGCTTAGCAGCACTTCCTCCTCTGCCCTTGTGGAGCTCCAGCCTGTTACTG GAGTAAAGCATCAGCTCCGAGTTCACCTGTCCTTTGGGCTGGATTGCCCAATCCTTGGTGATCACAAGTACTCAGACTGGAATAGGTTGGCCCCTCAG AAACTTTCGGCTGGCACACTGAAGAAGCTGGGGCTACAGCAGTCAAAGGCCCGCTACATCCCGCTTCACCTGCACGCCAGGCAGCTCATCCTGCCTGCTCTGGGCTCCAGGACAGAGGAACTCCTCCTGACCTGCAAGCTTCCTCACTTCTTTGCACGTTCCCTGCTCCGGCTGGGTTTAGATATGCCAAATCAGGATCAAAGCCGAGGCAATGAGGCCAGGCATGTGGAAGCACAGTGA